A window of Macrotis lagotis isolate mMagLag1 chromosome 1, bilby.v1.9.chrom.fasta, whole genome shotgun sequence genomic DNA:
acattttttccaaaaaattggGCTCTAAAAACCAGGAGAATCTTCTGTTTGTGCAGAATTATTTTCATGTCTctctaattaaattttgaaaTCCTGAAGGGCAAGGATctccttctgcctttctttgtgtccccagttCTTAACACATTGCTTAGTATATATAGTAGTTTGTTGGCTGATTGATTGACTGTACCTAATGTCTTCAAGGCACTTTGTTGGGTAGTAAACAGGatacacagataaataaacaAGAACTTCTGAGGAAAACAtgtacacaactgaaaaatactATCAGACAACAGGATCAAATTAGTTCAGTGAGGTTAAAGTGCTCTAGAAGTTCAGAGGGGAGAGGTTATTTTTGAGGTAGTATTGTATAGTAGAAATATGCCATTCTGAGTCATATCCTCGTGCTTGCCTGACACTATTTTTTACGCatacttttcttttgtatttttctgttcTTACCTGATTTTGCTGTAATTAACTTTGGAAAATtcatattgattgattggtttatTTTGCCACCAACATTGGTCTTTTAAGACAACTTCGTCTTTAAtcctctaaattattatttatctttgtgCCTTAAGgatttcattcttgaaaattccttccctttctttggcTCACTGGAATTTTAGGTCAAGGGATCTTGCTTATGCATTTTCAGAACCCTTTGAAATGGATTCTTACAAGTCTTTTCCTAATTGATTAAGTGGCCTAAGGTcaagaacaggcagttttcagatgaagaaataaaagataaatatttatagtcatgtgaaaaaaaatgtttaagtcagtgttgattagagaaatgaaagttaaaacaactctgaggttttgGCTTACTcccatcagattggttaatatgttaaaaagaaaaaaatgataaatgttggaggggattttGAAAAATTATGGCACTAATGTATTGTCAGTAAAATTATGAACTGAACCAACcacctaaagggctataaaactgtgtataccctttgatccagcaatactactgctaGTAGTATATCCCAAAGTCATCaccaaaaagggaaaagggccTATTTGTGTAATATATTTATACCAATTCCATTTTGCATtggctaaaaattggaaattgaggggatgctccataattggggaatggctgaacaaattgtggtattttaCCATGAGAAATAACAagtaagatgatttcagaaaaaagctTGGAAAAACTCACATGAAtggatacaaagtgaaatgagcagtgttaataatggacatccttgcttcacctctcATCTTATTGGGAggacttctagcttatccccattacagataatgctgatggttttagatatatcctacttattattttaaggaaagctccatgtATTCCTACGCTgtttaggaatttttaaaaaataggattgggctttgtattttctcaaaaaggttttctacatctattgaaaaaaatcatgtgattttgttggtttttgttaTCGATGTGGTCAATTTTGCTGATAATTTTCCTGCTAATTCGGacaatttatagttttgtaaatattcatccattttgcttAAATTGTCAGAGTTTTTGGTATATAACTGGACAAAATAAATCCTAATAACTGTTCAATTCTttattggtggtaaattcacccttttcatttttgatactggtaatttttttctccttttcaaaatcaaattaagCATTGGTTTAtcctttattgcttttttaaaaaagcataaactaggggaagctaggtggtgcagtggatagagtaccagccctggagtgaggaggacctgagttcaaatctagcctcagatacttaacaattacctagctgtgtgacctttggcaagtcactttaacctcattgccttgcaaaaactaaaaaaaaaaagcatcaactAGCTCtgagttttattagttcaatggttcttagtttctattttattcatttcacctTTGGttttttgatttccaatttagaatttaattgggaaatttaaaattttttatgtctatgtacTTATGTACAAATATGTCTATGTACTTATGTACAAATACAGATACTTATACATAGAGACAAAGAGGTAGCTCTGGAAATACATAAAATTCAATGGGGAGGAAAGATTTTAGACTGAAGAGATTACTGGGGAGAAAGTAGATTAGTAAATAGAACCACTTGATTCTAAAGggaggattaaaagaaaaaaaaaaagcaaaagtgaaaGATTGCAAATTGAAAGTATTAcctgtcaattgaggaatgactaggAAAACTAAATATGATGGAAAAGTATGGCACCAAAAGCAAAACATCTAGCCATCATCCCTCTGGGGAAATTACAATTTGTCATTATGAAGGCAGAGATagctctgtgtgtttgtgtgtgtgtgtgtgtgtgtgtgtgtgggtgtgtgtgtctgtctgagagagggacagagacagaaagaaaaagtccCTCTAGAAAGAGGGAGACAAGTGAATGACACCTTATGTAGCCATTGTTTCCCTAGGAATAAAACAGCTATCTGTTTCTTAACTTCTAGTACTTGGGTCAGAAATAGGAACACACATGCAGAGTTATTCTTCTTTCTCACCCTTTTCTCtatcctcctctccttcccccccttctccaACCCCTAAgtttcaattctctttttaaaattttatttactttaggaaatgcggttaagtgacttgcccaagcttacacagctaggcaattattagtatctgaggctgggtttgaactcaagtccttctgactccagggctggtgctctagccactgtgccatttagctgccccaagGTTCAATTCTTGACAAAATTGTGAAGTTCATTtggaataatacttttaaaagtgcCTAAAAAGTTCATGACCATTGACTCAGAGATCCCATTGCTAGGCATATaccccaaggaggtcaaagacaaAAAGATACAATGCATACCAGCATGTTTATTGCAATATTTTTATGGTagcaaataattagaaacaaagtagataaacATTAACTGGAGAATGACTCAACAAATTTTGGAAGAATGTAATTACTGCATCCCAAGAAATGAGgacaaagaatttgaagaaatgtGGGAAGGCATATTAATgtagaatgaaagaaatagagCTAGGTAAATAGTGTATGAATGGTAATAGTGCAAAAAGAATgaagtttaaaatgaaaataaaaacggTGTTCATGTTTGCATTAGAGTTGAGAAAATGCCCTTCTCCCTTTCATTGTAAATATAGGAGACCTTTGATATAGAATACTGTATACACTATTAGTCCTGATTAATGTGTTGATTGATTTTGCCAAACTGTTGTAATAGAGTGAGAAGAGGAACTCTTTGATGACAACTTGGAGCATTTGATGATCTGATGGTACAGCTTGGTATGTGCTCTGTGTGGTCCCTTTCTGTGTTCTACCACAGATGCTAAGTCCCTTTGCTGAGGAACATTTATGCATCTGATTTGAGTAGGTAAGTGGTTTCTCATTTGTCATCAGGGACAGAGAATATATTGCAAGATATTTGAAACTTGAACAGATCAGGAGGTTCCTCTGAACATGTTAAAACAGTTACACTGTTAAAAGAATCTTTTTTACAAGGAAAAGTTCACTAGGGACTCATTGCCATCCTATTTTTTTCCCACACATTGTCTTCCCTCATCACTCATTAATCTTTAATCTCTCACCTCTCTACTAATTGCTTTCCTATATGCTAAAAAGACATTAATGTTATTCTCAACTTCAAAAAGTAGACACTTTATTGATCTCTGTCTAGGGTTCTATCTCAAtcatcccttttttttctttcttttttccaatacatgtaatggtagttttcaaccatcatttttttacattttttttccctttcccttctttccttccctcctccctctacCAGAAAGCAGTGTATTATAGGTTCTATATccataaccatgctaaacatagttccatattattcatgttgtgaaaaaagaatcacatccaaatggaagagaaaaaaattagtccTAATCTCTCTCAGTTTTGCATTTGACACTATTGCTCATCCTTTTTTCCCCGGTTACTCtttctattttgagttttcattatccttttctctttttgattctcCTGTCTGTCTCAAGattccttctttgtcttctttaatGACTCATCATCAACATTATGCCCCCTACTTGTGTATATTCCTTAGGGATGGTTTGTagaatctcttcattttcttgcTCTAGATACTCTCTCTTGTTAAACTCAGTACTTGTCTCATCAATGCaagtgattctctctctctctctctctctctctctcacacacacacacacacacccacccacacccacacacactcacactcaaacacacacacacaaacacacacacacacacacacacacacacacacacacatacacccctacagcagctaggtggcacagtggatagaaggaagggggatgggaaagaCTTATTTttatgagttcagatctggtcttagATATTCACACATCAGTGAGAAGTTCTTCCACACTACTATTAAGGTAATTTTCTTTAAGGACAGGTCTGACCATGCAACTTTTCTATTCAGTCAACCCCAATGACTTCCCATTGTTTCTGGAATCAAACATAAACTTCTTTAGTCCTATCCAACTTAGATTCTCCCTATCTTTCCAGCTTCATTGAATAGGATTCTTCTTCCCACATTGTATGACAACTAAActggctttctctctctctcttcctcacatATAATACTCCCCTGCCCCCATGCTTTTGCAATAGCTATGTCTGGAATCTAACTTCTTACTTTGACCTTTTTTCCTCTAAgacatcaactttttttttttcagtttatttttgcaaggcaaatggggttacgtgacttgcccaaggccacacagctaggcaattattaagtgtctgagaccagatttgaaccgaggtactcctgactccagggccagtgctttatccattgcaccacctagctgcccctagacatCAACTTTTACAAGagatttttcctcatttctccaaaatattaatattttcccttCCAACTATCTTTTATTCAacaaatttgtatatatttatagaatttttgccaaaatgcattaatatttatcctatatacattttaaaacaggTGCTGTTcaccattagaatggaagcttatTGTGGGTAGGAATTGtgtcattctttatatttatatccctagGCTATTCCAAAGCctggaatattattgttgttcagtcatgtctgactctccattaCTCCATAGAACATTGGGCTTTCTTAGCAAGTatattggagcagtttgccatttccttctctaatgaatgtagtgtggggtttttttgtttatttggtcagaaaatcagaggttaaatgatttacccaggatcacacagttagggaaGTAATTGAGGCTGGATTTctaacttaggtcttcctgcctctaggtcTGATATTTTATCCATTGAGCTGCCAGCTGCCTAAtatagcaggtatttaataaacatttcttgatAGATTATGCTTTTGTTAGTGACACCATACATTTTAGACCAAGATATATGATGGTTTACAGACTAGGATTTGCAAAACTGGCACTGAGGAGTCTGGGTAGTGTTATCTAGATAACTATGCCTACTACTCAGGCAGCTACTACCAAGTGAATGGTGGTAACTTATGGATGTTTATGTCAATCAAGTCATTGTGGGTCAgttaaacaagtatttattaatttaagtGCGTACTATATATTTAATACTGGCTACTCATAGGGCAGTGTAATATTTGGGGCAGAAAGTTTCAATTTGGCATGGATTTTATTCTCAGGGAATTTATATCCCAGCATTTACATTTCTAGCACATGGACACTTGAAATGAGGTTACAATATGCGATTGAGTCAACTATGCTTTTTGAGAAAGATAATCTCTTTATTCCAATGGCagcataagtatttattaatctttAGTTACTAACACTTGCATGtctaattaagaaaatatttgccTAAATGAGATCTAATCCTTTAAAGAGTGAGAGAAAAGCAAACTGGGCTTAATTTGGACTAATAAGGGGAAGTGATTTGCTAAGGAGAAATGATAGGACCCTTGTAGGGAAGGTTGTCTCTAGATTATTTTTCTTGTACAGATTTCTAAGACCTCAGAGAATGGGTGAATactaaggaaggaggaaagagttttttttttttttagctctgtgGGTAGTAAGTAGAAAAGCAAATCATTGTTAGGATTCTTGATCAGTTATCATATCATTAAATAATAATCAATACCGGGGAAAGGCAGAATTTCTCAAGTCcaatttgcttctgttttctccatAGAGAATGTTATTCAAATTTGGGAAGATAAAGAAATGGTAGATAGGAATTTCACAGGTTTATACATTTAGCACTAGAAGGAACCTCACAGGCCATCTGATacatattaattatttcatatgtaATGAAATAAAGGTCCTCGGAAATTAAAGGATTTATCCAAGGTTATGCAGGGAGTTAGGTGGGATAATCAAGATTTGCTCATTggttctctaactccaaatctacaATGCTTTCTATTGCTTCATCTAAGACATGTGAAGAAATAGTAAGGGAACATCTAGTAGCTGCCACTGATGAGCTCAAGATAACACATCCTGATGAATCATATTCCAGGTTACTGCTGAAATTTGAGGATATGATTGCTGAATCattgtaaatgaaataaaaatcagggAGCATAAGAGAGTTGTGACAGTGGAAACAGTGGAGTTGAATATCTTAATTGtcaaaaaaagatggagtctgAAAAATTTAGattaatagttttaaaatgtttgtacaatttaaaatacattattaaaGGATGATCTGAGTATTTAGAAAGGGAAATATCAATGGCAGAACCTTATTAGACTCTTAAAACAAAAGCTATGCCGTCTAAtcttatttcatcttcttttgaCAGACTAATCAGAAGACTGAATCagaagaatatggaaaaatattatgTAATTATTTTCAGCAAGGCATTTGACAGTTTCTTGTGTTACAATGTGGTTTGACAGTAAAGAGGGAATAGCTGTATGCAGGATGTAGCAAGGATGCTAGGCTACCCAGTACCTCCATTTACCTTTGATGCTGATGTTTGAAGTCATGATTGCAGAAGCTAATTACTGGCCATGTAACTTTATATGTGGCATGAAATTCAAAgactcacagatttagagttagaagaattCTTAGAAATCTTCTAAACCAATACTCatattttacatctgaggaaaatgagacccagtaTGATTAAGTTGTTGCTCAAGATCAAACAGACAGGAAGGAGCGGAGAAAGGATATCAATCCACATTCTGAGAGTTCAAATATAGTAGTGCACTGGGTTGTGCTAATGTTTTTGTGTCATAATCTATGGTGGGAGTCATTTAAGAAGAGTCTTTGTGTAAGAGACTGGTAGTGAAGGAATATCCAGAAACTTGGAGTCTCAGTGGAGTGTCAATGAGTCAAGAATAAGGAATCAGCCCTGTGTGCAGGATAGTCGATTAATTTAAGAACGGGTGAATTTTACAGCAAGTGTAGATGATAGTATGACTTGCTTCTGAATGGAGACCTTAGAGACTATATCTGAGACTCTTAGTCCTGgtagaattattcattttaaaaaacccGGTGAAcagatatttgtcattttgtatcTTATATATTAATCAAGACTTTTTGAGTCTTTGTAGTCTCTGCTAGAGAAAAGAACTTCTCAGAAGTTGATTCAGAGCTTGGAGTATGGAAAATAAACTTAAGTGCAGATGAGTCCAGGACCACCAACAGGCAAGTGATATCAACCGTGTCAACTACATGATGGTAACGTTGAGTGTAGTTAGAACTGGTGAATAACTAGGCCAAAAGAGGAATTATTAATGTGTAAATATCATTATGGAATCAGGGGTGATAGGAATTGAAGGGGCTCAATGATTATTCTCACTTACTAATTCATGGATTCATGCATATGTGATTTATGTATAAGATATAAAATGTCAAATGTATGTTCAccgttttttttaaaaatgaataattctacCAGGACCAAGAGTCTCAAGCATAGTCTCTAAAGTCTTGATGCATGAGCAAGTCAGACTATCATctacaaaaaaaatataactcaCCTCTGTATACCCTTCCTTAAATCAATCTTCTATCCTGCACATAGGGTTGATTCCTTATTCTTGACTCATTAATACACTACTGAGATGTCAATTAATGAAATGTTCAAATGTTCTTAGTTCTAtgcacttcaattttttttcactcacTTAGAGGAAACATGCATGGCAGacatatcaaaatttttttttcaaggcaaacgggtttaagcggcttgcccaaggccacacagctaggtaattattaactgtctgagaccagatttgaacccaggtactcctgactccagggctggtgctttatctactatgccacctagccaccccccagacATATCAAATTAAAGGTGACAGCTCCAGTTGACATAATTAACAAGTTGAATCACACAGACAGTATTTAAAAAGATCTTTACAGAATTGGAAGATACACTAAATTTAATGAacttaatgataataaataatatttttcacttgaaatcaagaaaagaTATGTATGAATTGGGACAAATGAAACTGAACATGTTCAGCAGAACATcaatttaaagctgaaagggtattttgtttaacattctcattttacataagaggaaacagagacacagGGAGGCTAAATACCTTGTATAGGAAGTGACTAATAGCAAGACTGTGAGCTCAGGTCTTCATAGTAtaaattcagtaattttttttaaagctggaGCTTTAGTACATTGCAAAGAAATGACATGGCAGacacaaaagtgaaaatgattttAAGTCAACATTAAAAGGAGAGAGTAGAATGAGGGAAGTGACAATCTCTTCTCATTGTCCTGGGAAAAATCACATCTAGAATGTGGGATTCAATCCTAGGCATCCTGTTTAAGGAAGGACACTGACAAGCTCAGCTCATTCAGAAGATGGCATCCAGGATGGAGAGATCAAGCTCAAGGCCATGCCAGGAGAGGTTGAAGGAAAAGGGGATGATATGAGTTAGAGGAACTCAACGGAACTCTAAATCTTATATCCCAATGGTCTTTTAGTAAGTGAGAACAACTTACTAAAAGACCATTGGGATATAAGATTTCGACTTATTTAATTTGGCCTTGCAGTATAGAACTAGGAGTGATGGGGAGAAAGCAGAAAAAAGGTCACTTTAGGTTTGATACAAGGAAAAACTTCCCAGAAGTTGAAGTTGTACAAAATTGAAGTGAACCACCTCTTCTGCATGAGTGGGGCTCAGGCGGAAACCATATACCCCTTGTTGGGGATGTTGTAGAGAGGGCAAGAAGAAAGAGAACTGGGATGGAATGATTTCTGGCATACCTTCCAGCTCTGGGTTTCTGTGAATGTGATTGTACAATAAGAGTTGATGACCTAAGCATAGCCTTGTTATCTTTTGAGTAAACTTCAGTTGTAATCACTGTtattcatttctacttttctccCAGACCTAAGTAGAAAACTCAACATGAATCTTTTGTGAGAACTTTCTCCACTCTAATTCCTCCTCATTGATCCCAATGGCAATCACATCAGAAGGTCCTTCTTTTTGTTGGGGGCAATGGTTTATGACTCTGCCCTCTGGAACAACTTTCCTAAGTGTTGCCGGATCTCCTTGGTTCTGGCCCCATAGATGACAGGGTTGACAAGGCAGGGGAGCAGCAGATAGAAGGCGCTGAGTAAGTTGTGTACATCCTGGGAGGCAGTTCGGGCCACACGATAAACAATTGAAGAAGACAAAGTAGAGCCATACACAGTGATGATGACAAGCAGGTGAGATCCACATGTATGAAGAGCCTTTGAGCGGGCACCTCCTGAGGAGATCCTGAAGGCAGCATGGGTGATGCGTGTGTAGGAGGTTGTTAGGAGAAGCAGGTCCAGGACCCTATTGAAGACACGGAGGGCAAGTCCTACAGTCTTATTCAGTGAGATGTCTCCACAAGATAGCTTCATCAAGGCCATGTGCTCACAAGTGAAGTGTTGGATCACATTGGAACGGCAAAATTGAACTTTTGAGGCCAGAACTATTACAGGGACCACGATGCCTGCACTCCCGGTGACAGCCACTCCTACTAGTCCTACTAAAAGTTGGCCTGTCATGATCTCTGGATAGCGCAGAGGATAACAGATGGCAACATAGCGGTCTAGAGCCATGACTAGAAGGATGTTACAGTCAAAAGCTAATAGAAAGTAGATAAAAAACATCTGGAAAAGGCAATGAGTCAAAGATATATGATTGAAATTcgtgaagaaactgaagagcaTGGCAGGGACCACAGTAGTGGCAGTGCAGATGTTGACAGCCAGGAGTAGACTAATGAGTGCATACATGGGTTGGTGCAGGCTCCTCTGGGTGGTCACAACATAGACAATTAGGCCATTGGCTGAGAGGATCAccatatagagaaaaaaaaatgggaggacCAAAAGGGTCCGTGATTCCTTCAGTCCTGGGAAGCCCAATAAGAAGAAGTTGGTGTAAGAGATGTTGAAGGTCACATTCCACCTTGACATCCTTGCTAGGACTGGTCTGAAAGCTCTGGAATAAGGGAAGAGACAGAGGTCCCACATCTTTTTATGTGATATTCCTGAAGGTTATTACAAGaaactaaaatattattattattattattattattattattattaggtttttgcaaggcaatgggtgacttgcccaaggccacacagctaagtaattattaagtatctgaggccagatctcaggtactcctgactccagggccggtgctctatctactgggccacttAGCAGCTCCCCAAAAACTCAAATGTTATTGCACAAAATTTAATAAGagagatctttaaaaaatgactgtTGTCTCTCCATTTGCAAATCTATATTTCAAACAGGTACAAATCAATTAATGAATCAACACTAGGTGCCAGGCACTGGTTTTGGTACTATGGgtataaagatagaaatgaaataatcccagtcctcaaggaacttagagtCCATTGAGAAAGGCAACATTTACACAAACAAATAAgttcaaaatatattcaaagtcaATAGAAGATAATTTTTGAATGGAGGTGTTAGCAGataagaaaatcaggaaagaccttATTTAGTAAGAGACACTATCTGAGCTTTTGAAAGAAGCCAGGCACTGCAGAGGCAGAAGGGAGGAGGGACTGTATTCTAGGCATGCGAGATAGCTTATGAAATGACAATATATAAATGATGAAATGTCAAATGAGAAGAATAGCAAGAAAGCCAGTGGGGATCATAGCATATGTGCAGGGGAGAAATGTATAATAAGCCTGAAAATATATTAAGATTGTGAAGGTTTCAAAATGCCAAATTAAAATTGTGAAGGTTTCCAAGTGCCAGATTTGGCCTTTGAGAAAGGAAGCCATCAAattttttccagatgaaaaataataaaatcagacattttttaggaaaataacttttttagcTTGTGTAGAATGGATGGAAGAGAGGAGCAACTTACAGTAGGAAGACAAGTTAGGAAACTATTGTAATAGTTCAGAAGGGagatgatctggagaaggatgcataaagagagaaggggatggatcaaataataataataataataataataataacaataataataataataatgaaaacttgtatttatataatattttatggtTTTCTTAGTGCTTTTCTTGCAACATTCCTATGAGATAGATAGTTTAATTTATCTCAGATTTTGTACCCAAGAAACCTAGATATAGTGAGGACAAAGGTCCCTATGGTCCCATGACCcctagctagtaattgtctgatgGATTTGAATCTGGATCTCACAAACAC
This region includes:
- the LOC141507451 gene encoding olfactory receptor 52K1-like, which encodes MMEDESTSNFNISYTNFFLLGFPGLKESRTLLVLPFFFLYMVILSANGLIVYVVTTQRSLHQPMYALISLLLAVNICTATTVVPAMLFSFFTNFNHISLTHCLFQMFFIYFLLAFDCNILLVMALDRYVAICYPLRYPEIMTGQLLVGLVGVAVTGSAGIVVPVIVLASKVQFCRSNVIQHFTCEHMALMKLSCGDISLNKTVGLALRVFNRVLDLLLLTTSYTRITHAAFRISSGGARSKALHTCGSHLLVIITVYGSTLSSSIVYRVARTASQDVHNLLSAFYLLLPCLVNPVIYGARTKEIRQHLGKLFQRAES